Part of the Solanum pennellii chromosome 10, SPENNV200 genome is shown below.
NNNNNNNNNNNNNNNNNNNNNNNNNNNNNNNNNNNNNNNNNNNNNNNNNNNNNNNNNNNNNNNNNNNNNNNNNNNNNNNNNNNNNNNNNNNNNNNNNNNNNNNNNNNNNNNNNNNNNNNNNNNNNNNNNNNNNNNNNNNNNNNNNNNNNNNNNNNNNNNNNNNNNNNNNNNNNNNNNNNNNNNNNNNNNNNNNNNNNNNNNNNNNNNNNNNNNNNNNNNNNNNNNNNNNNNNNNNNNNNNNNNNNNNNNNNNNNNNNNNNNNNNNNNNNNNNNNNNNNNNNNNNNNNNNNNNNNNNNNNNNNNNNNNNNNNNNNNNNNNNNNNNNNNNNNNNNNNNNNNNNNNNNNNNNNNNNNNNNNNNNNNNNNNNNNNNNNNNNNNNNNNNNNNNNNNNNNNNNNNNNNNNNNNNNNNNNNNNNNNNNNNNNNNNNNNNNNNNNNNNNNNNNNNNNNNNNNNNNNNNNNNNNNNNNNNNNNNNNNNNNNNNNNNNNNNNNNNNNNNNNNNNNNNNNNNNNNNNNNNNNNNNNNNNNNNNNNNNNNNNNNNNNNNNNNNNNNNNNNNNNNNNNNNNNNNNNNNNNNNNNNNNNNNNNNNNNNNNNNNNNNNNNNNNNNNNNNNNNNNNNNNNNNNNNNNNNNNNNNNNNNNNNNNNNNNNNNNNNNNNNNNNNNNNNNNNNNNNNNNNNNNNNNNNNNNNNNNNNNNNNNNNNNNNNNNNNNNNNNNNNNNNNNNNNNNNNNNNNNNNNNNNNNNNNNNNNNNNNNNNNNNNNNNNNNNNNNNNNNNNNNNNNNNNNNNNNNNNNNNNNNNNNNNNaaaaaatggtgtgctatagcacacgaaaatcgtcgaaatgaaacatattaaacaataaaaataaaattaaaaaaaattcactacaTATTTATTATGTTCTATTCAAActaaatatttaaatcaaatcaattcaatttttagATGGACTAGCGGTAAATTATGGCTAATTTAACTTATCATGAAAATATACCAACTTAACTTATACATAACGGACGAATCATATTTTCATGActtaattttgttatatatagtGATGGGTGTATAGCTAGCTTATTTCAAGATTATTTTGGATTTCTCTTTTTTGGaatctttttattataatataatgtaaCAGAAAAAAACAAGAAGTAAAATGAAGAGAGCAGCTAAGCCAGAGACAAATGtgaaagcttttttttttttttatacatatttttattttattcctcTTCTgtagtattttttatattatacaataaagataaagagaataataacaatatatagtTGACGACAGAGATTCACTTTACGTAGCATGCATTCCCTACACAAGTTTAATTACTataatttaccaaaaaaaaaaaaaaaaacaattacacACACGTATGCTAATGTAAATCATGTCTctattatttaagttaattatacATATCAATagtataatattttgtatatatatttaactttaatatgACATAACATCAAAGGTCGCTTAATAAGATTGATGGcttaaaattaactttaatagaagaccttttttttttgtccgATTAAAATTTGGGATTAAAAATCTTATCTTTAGTATGTTAACTAGGAGAGTATAACGCTTTGATAGTGTTTTTGGTTATTCGAGAGAAATAATGTATACCAAAAGTTAGTATCGTAATCTACGACATTCCACATCACTAACGTTGTTTTTTTAACCAAGAAGTTTTGGGATTCTGAGTTCTGGATACATAAAATAACGTGATAAGAACTAAAAATCGTTTTACTCAGAATATaatcttatataatataaattttgaataattgagCTTTAATACGGATATCAGAGATTTCGAAATGAAAGGTGTGCATGTCCCATCATCTTCATGGACTTTATACGAGGACGTTTCCTGCCTCCTCTGCTCATGTGTTgtctttcttcaatttttttctctctatatCAAAATGTATAACAATAGTCAAAAATATTGTAGTTGCTAATAAAGAATATCACTATTTTTCTATTAAAGATTTCACTAGAAAATGTGTAGcggtcatttttatatatattttgattgaatagtcagaaaaaattaatattatttttacgtGAAAAAATTAGAAAGCTTTTTGATGTTTCAGTGAAAATCTGTTTTTcgttatatatttttcaagtgaCGTAATTcgataaaaatattatgtatttttataaattcattTGACATCCACCAAGTGCTAGCTCACTAGTCAGACACATTGTTTTTctagttaaaataaaaagattggTCACACATTTGAATTTTCTAGAAAATATGATATACATATTATTTAGAGGCCTAATAATCATTAGTCAATAAAATAGAGTTTGTGTATAAAAGGATGGAATCAATTGTATAACTCTCCCATAAACGAAATTTAACTAGACTAGTTGGTCAAAAccacatttatattattttaggtaattatgaacaaaatattaaaactttgtCAAAGAATGTATTAATATTgtgtttaaatgttttataatatcattttattttaataatcgtggatttatttatttactctaAAAATAGTTacttgtataaaaaaaattgtaatgcaactatttttttttattttctcaacaGTATCCAATATCtacattgaaatcaaattttattcaaatttgcATAAGAAAGTCTCATACGAcgataaatcaataatatttccTAACAAAGAGAACTTCGTATTCGGAAATTCAAACCCAAAAACTTTAACTATATAATGCAACTAAATACATTACTTGTCATTCTTCCAACTATACTTTGACAATGCTAAGTACTCCAAAATAGTTGAGATAAATGTCACATAGCAACCCACAAATGATAtgagaatataaataaaaaagaaaatgtagaATTGTGGAACTCAAAATGAGGTGTCAAATAAAAGGGATACAcataaaaaagagtaaaaacaaAAGGGAACcccaaaatcaagaaaaaagccaaaaaaaaaaaagaaatgtttttattttttccagtatttgatattcatattaaagCTTGACTCAAATTAAATTTGCACAAAAAATTTTTACAACGAGGATAAGTCGCTcctcaacaaattatatatccaaaaaaagttaaactcaaaatttttaattaaaaataatatagtatTTACCATTCCAGAACAACGATGACGCTAAGAGAGAGAGATGTGTTTTAttagacaaaaagaaaaagcaaaGAAAGGGAAAAGAGAAGTGTTggagagaaagagatgagacaTTTCTGTATTACACATTCAGACTTATGTGTGTTGGCGTGATTTATTACTTTTGCTTTTATCTCTCACTATAAAAAggaatctttgaaaatcaaaagtTCCTTCTCAAATACTATTAaaacaaatacttttttttttaaaaaaaaaaaagaaatatattttattccttaaaattaattaaaatcatcTAGCTGTATGAATATAAAGAACTAATGAAAAAAAAGTGGAACTTTTGATTTTAGCACACATGGGGTAGACTTGTTTGACAATATATGTAAATTCGATTAgctgattaaaaataattgatagattATTTGATATCGAAAGAATACTCGGTTGATATTACGTATTTAAATGAAATAAcgaaatttataataattaattaatgtatttaataATTAGATGTTAAtagtattttcttttctaattatGGTGCACGAGTCACTTTTAATCAAAATGCCTTTGAAGTATTCTGAAAGCCTTTtattacataatataaattttagcaaataagaaaaaagactaatgacataaattaaattttacacaAGTAATAAAGTTATAAAAGATATTAGAAATATTGATCAAATTAAAAGTACTTATGAGCGATAAATTATAAATTGGGGTGACCGAGTTATGATTCTATCTGATTAATTTTaactcataaatatttttaattatttatcaggcacatgaataataaaaaaatatttacaagctaggtttttttttttttttttgggcttATAAGCCTACCAAGTACCAAACATCATGTTAGTTTCTAGGGagtaatattatttctaaatatagaaaaaaatatccaTTTATTACATTGTTAATTAGGAGTAAGGACAAATTTAATGGAATTTTACTGTAACTGAAAATATAATCTATGAAcaataaaagggaaaataaaggataaaattaatttatttataccattcggttttattttatgtcatatttttaCTTTGTACTTGTATAAAGGAATAATGTAATTTTACCTTCtaccttatttaatttttttcgaaACAAGTTTTTAATCAATgaatatgatttaatttattttgattagttaatttatgtattcattttatgaaataataagtACAATATTATGAACtgattatttataaaaataaatgacatataaaatgtaacggagaaaatattaaattgagatagaaaaatattattccTCGGAAAGCGAATAAACGTAGgtgattaaaataaaataaaagagcaTGTGTGAGTATTCGTTCCCACTTTATgtatttcagttttttattttcttcgttaacgaattatgtatatttttttaatgtaaccgtctgaaattaaataattttacacTTAATTAGGCTTTTAATCTAATAAATCtcatttttattcttgatttttaGACATTAGTTCAAATTTAAGagtgaaatttaaattataattaaaaaagaattattatacGGAAAATAATGTAGGAAACATGATAAATTTctctattaaaaattaaaatttatgccCCGAGTAAATCTACTTAGATAATTTGTTACATATTTTTtcacaatatattatattattgtattgaGCTATATTGTATGATATCGTATGAATacattatttcaatatattatatcgttctttgttattatataatatCACATATCAACAATTAAAATGTTGCGCGCAAGGGCATAGTTGAATGATTGGGAGGGAGGCGAGTTTCTCACGATGGAGACCTAAGATCAAATTCAATCTAAGCCGGTTATTCAACCATGAGCTCATCGCATGCAGTTAGCCACAAATTACTCGCTCATCATAGAGTGCTCGTTTATAGGTCAGAAATTGTGAGTTGTCTAGGTCACAAATTATACGTTATTATCTAACTATGTATTAACAATCCGAACAAATATAATGTTTACCtaataatacaatacattatgataAATAACGATGATTAAAATAAGGTGTGAATGATACACGAAAATGACGAAGCTGCTTCCCTCGAAAAAATACATTATACTAAAGTATGAAATAATTTAACGACAAGGCTACAATATTTGGTCAAACAAATtagttatttataatatttgggaaaaaagaTGAAAGAGTGTCCGTTGTGAAgacatttttcattcttctttatttttctcttcatcttctttgtTGTCCCTTCACTTTTCACCATTGTTGAGAGAACTCAAAGCTCTTCACAAATTCTCACAGTATATTTCACTCTCTTTCTCTGATTTGCAGAACATGAGCAAAGTGCGCAGCATTGCACATTACCACCTGGTATGAATCCCACCACTGCGGACCCAACACAGCCACCGCCACTTCCACCGCCGCAGCCACCTCGTTCTTCTTTCAGTTGTGACAGACACCCAGATGAAGATTTCACCGGATTCTGTCCAGAATGCCTCTGTGAACGCCTCACCACCTTAGATCAGACTGCAGCTAGTAGTAAcaatccttcttcttcttcacgtCGACCTTCTACTTCATCTGCTTCTGCTATTAAAGCCCTTTTCTCTAAAACTTCTACTTTTTCTACTTTTAACCAGAAGCATCCTCCTCTTCCTCCTAAACCCTCTAAACCCACTTCATTTTTCCCTGAACTTCGCCGGACTAAGTCGTTTTCAGCTTCTAAAAACGAAGCTTTGAGCTATTTGGGTGGTTCTGGTTTTGAACCCCAACGTAAGTCTTGTGACGTTCGAGTTCGTAATACACTTTGGTCCTTATTTTCCCTCGACGGAGAGGCTAAAAACCCTCATTCTGAGGATACTGGTGATGCATTTGTGAATAGGCCTGTTATTGAgttaaaagaagaagaggaagagtcACCAGAAAACGATCAAATCAGCCATATAGGTAACGGAGATGTGGTAAATGAAATAACTGAAGAGTCCCCTGTGGAGAACAGTTTTTGCAGAGAGGTTGATTCAGAAATTGTGGAAGAAGAGCTGGTGAATGGGGATATATTGAAGCCGATGAAAGATCATATAGATCTCGATTCGCAGGTGAAAAAGCCTTCAGGTGGAAGGGACTTGAAGGAGATTGCAGGAAGCTTCTTGTCTGCTGCATCAGTTTTCAGTAAGAAATGGCACAATTGGAGGCGAAAACAGAAGGTGAAAAAACGAAACAATTGTGAGAACTCATCTACACTGTCATTGGAGAAGCCCATTTCAAGGAAATTCAGGGATACTCAGTCTGAGATTGCTGATTATGGGTTTGGGAGGAGGTCTTGTGACACTGAACCTCGATTCTCTCTCGATATTGGGAGGATTAGTATTGATGATCCAAGGTACTCCTTTGATGAGCCTCGAGCTTCTTGTGATGTCCACTTCATGGGAAGGAGCATTCCCAGGGTTCCGCCTATGGTTTCAGTGATAGAAGATGCACCAGTAGTGCATGTCCAAAGGGCGGATGACCAAATTCCGGTTGAAGAGTCGCCTGTTTCAGCGAATTGTATCGGTGAGGAAACTGATTTGCCTGGAGGGTCTGCTCAAACAAGGGACTATTACTTGGATTCGTCTTCGAGGAGAAGGAAGAGTCTTGATAGATCTAACTCAATTAGGAAAACAGCAGCTGCTGTTGTGGCAGAGATTGATGAGATGAAGGCAGTGTCTAATGCTAAAGTTCAGCCTGAGAGGGATTTGAATTCGATTTCCAATTCCAATTCTTTAAGGGATGATTTCTCGGAGACTTTTGAATTGACAGGGTTCAAGGATACTGCTTCTGGGATTGGAAATGGGGAACGAAAGGGATCGAAAAAGTCGAAGAAGTGGGCCTGGAATATATGGGGATTTATACATAGGAAAGGTAATGGAAAcaaagatgaagaagatgacaGGTACAGTAGATCAAATGGAGTGGAGAGGTCATTTTCAGGATCTTGGCAAGACATGAGGAGGGAGACCAATGGTGATTTAAAAGGGAGTCTTAATAGGAATATGTTTAGGAGTAATAGCAGTGTTAGTTGGAGAAATTCGACTAATATTGGTGGATCTTTTGGAACTGTGAGGAATCTTGGCATTGATACTAATGGCAATGGTAAAAAGAAAGACGATTTCGTGTTGGAGAGGAACCGGAGTGCAAGGTATTCGCCTAATCATATCGATAATGGGTTCTTGCGGTTCCATTTTGCTCCCATGAGAGGCAGCCGAAGAAGTTTACCTGCACAAAGTAGGCCAAATGGGAGGAGCGTACTTCGCCTGTACTGAAATCCAAGGTCCTTGGTGTTTCTTTCGTTTAATTGTTAATTTTGTCGCATTTGTTATAAAATTACTTGTGTCATTGTATTTGTTGACTATGCATTTGTCATAAGAATGCTTCTTGGACTTGTTCTAATATATTTGACATGAAGAAGAAGTCTTCTTGATATTAATCTGATTATCTTTCTCATTTCATTCTCAATGAATTAGCTTTATGTCATAACTTGAGTAGGATTATTGTATCTGTACATGCTTGTTATGGAGTTGGTAATCTTACTTCTTGTGGTTTACTTCATTTATGTTTGTTTAGTTTGTTCATCTTACCTCCTTAAATCCATATTCAACTGTATATTCCATGTTCCTTTTTATCAATAGTTCCAAAAGGGAACAATGTTAACATAACTGTCATATTTGGTTAGTATGAACTATGATAGTTAAGGATCTCTAATCTCACGTGTACTAGTTTCATGGTGTGCTTTAGTTATCGTCTTATCTTTGTTttctaaattttatgtttgaatcCTTTCTCCACATGTTTAACAGCTAGGATATGGTAGTTTCGCTTGTGAAGATATTCCTATACTAGTTGTTTTATCTTGAAACTTATACATAAAAACCTGAGGATCCGCCCCGTGAGTATATCAACTACACTCAGAAGCAAAAACTGATTTAACTGTCTTAAAAATGACCTGAATTTGCAAAACTTATCAGCTAACTTATTGAGATTTGGGAGCACGGAACTCCAACCTATTTGGAGGTGTTACGTTGATCATTGTGATTCTGCCTAATACGAGTGTCATACTTAGTCTCTAGATTACCTTGATACCAGCCTTCCCTTTACAGTAGTGATTTCATGATTGTTGCATCTTGAGTTCATTATTATGTGTTAGTCGTTGTCGATAAATAGTAGTTCTTTTCAAGGAAACAAAACATAGTGGATCATCCACccaataaagaaagaaaaacaattatgTTGTCGATCAAATGAACTGATAATTCTTTTGACTTTATTAGTTTCTGTGTTCTTTTAGAAATAAAGTTTTGTAGTTTCCTGTTGCTACCTCATTGGAACTGATCCTTAATTTGTTTCCTcatttcatttccttttaatCCAGGAACGCGATTTAAGGCTTTAGACATGCTGCAAGTTGTTCATTTCTTGGTAACAACTGTGATAATGAAGTCAGTTCCTGTATAAGGTTTTCGCATGGAGTTGTTGGTTAGAGGCTCAAACGTAACTCAGTCAGATAAGGTTGGAAGTAAATCCAGCTTCCCTGGGACAAATGAACTTACCGGAGGGCATTAGATTGCAAAGATGCCAAATAATCAGACTTTCTACACTctgaattattggttatggaCTGAGTTGAAAAAACTGAATCTTTCTTCCTTCAACTGTAGCACATACATAAACTTCTTTTACTGAATCGGTATATGTAGTACAATGTCTTCATGGTTCAGAAGTACGCGTTTTGGTCCTGgggatatatattttatatagatttaCACCTTATTATTACTTGCTTGAttggggtctgtaactctgtatCTTTCAATGGGTTGTTGGTTTAGTATATAAGTGACAAATTGATCATGTTGCACTTGAAAAGTCTTGCTAGTTTGTACTATTTTTCATCTTAGATGATCATTTATCTTGAATAGGCTCTCTTGAGCATATGATTATTTTGAAGCCTTAAAAGGCTTTTCTCTTGTTCTTCATCCCAATAAAAAGATGCAATCTTTCTTAATCATTTgggtcaatggtgaggctataaTGCTAAAGTCCCTAACAGATCTCCTATACACACTCACTAAACCATGAAAACTCCTTATATCACCAATGGACTTGGCGGATAGGGGATAGAGATTTCAGTTTCGATCTCTGGGTATGAAAAAAAAGTCTTTGATAGGAGTTTTACAATGTGAATCTGAATTAGTCAAACTACGTATATTATAGTGTTGAATTAGGTAAATATGTTGATTACATTAGCTCTATGTTTATTATTTAGAGAacataaaatggaaaaagtaaTGATTATATGTCACATAGTATGATGTGTTTTCCTCATCTTAATGGGAAATCAACAAGAAAAAGTGTCAATGATCAACATATGCTTTTACCCTTTAAAGTCAAAAAGTAACAAatttaaagaacaaatattttaCATGCCTTTACTCATTCAATTCAATAGTACTTAGTCAATACTAAGaaaagattgagaaaaaaaagtagTAGTAACAAGGATAGGCTCGAAATCCTATGGAATAATGTTCACTTTTATACCCATTAAAACCTTCTCTTTAGTGGAAATGGTTGGCAAAGATTTTCTTGAAAACATTTGGGATTTGCCCCTCTTTTTCATCAGTCAGCCAATAGGGATGTTGTACAATGTACTGTATGCCTATGGGGTCAATATTATATACGCTTAGCGTTATgttaaaagttatattttgatgtgtaatttcattttttaactaaaaatcCATCAAATAAGTATTATGTTTGATAATGACTCTAGCTTTGAGTTATACCTACCAAGTAAACATTACGAATATTATGTATTCTAGTAACGTGAttaatgatt
Proteins encoded:
- the LOC107002464 gene encoding protein OCTOPUS-like; translation: MNPTTADPTQPPPLPPPQPPRSSFSCDRHPDEDFTGFCPECLCERLTTLDQTAASSNNPSSSSRRPSTSSASAIKALFSKTSTFSTFNQKHPPLPPKPSKPTSFFPELRRTKSFSASKNEALSYLGGSGFEPQRKSCDVRVRNTLWSLFSLDGEAKNPHSEDTGDAFVNRPVIELKEEEEESPENDQISHIGNGDVVNEITEESPVENSFCREVDSEIVEEELVNGDILKPMKDHIDLDSQVKKPSGGRDLKEIAGSFLSAASVFSKKWHNWRRKQKVKKRNNCENSSTLSLEKPISRKFRDTQSEIADYGFGRRSCDTEPRFSLDIGRISIDDPRYSFDEPRASCDVHFMGRSIPRVPPMVSVIEDAPVVHVQRADDQIPVEESPVSANCIGEETDLPGGSAQTRDYYLDSSSRRRKSLDRSNSIRKTAAAVVAEIDEMKAVSNAKVQPERDLNSISNSNSLRDDFSETFELTGFKDTASGIGNGERKGSKKSKKWAWNIWGFIHRKGNGNKDEEDDRYSRSNGVERSFSGSWQDMRRETNGDLKGSLNRNMFRSNSSVSWRNSTNIGGSFGTVRNLGIDTNGNGKKKDDFVLERNRSARYSPNHIDNGFLRFHFAPMRGSRRSLPAQSRPNGRSVLRLY